The Nerophis lumbriciformis linkage group LG05, RoL_Nlum_v2.1, whole genome shotgun sequence genome contains a region encoding:
- the LOC133606318 gene encoding dynactin subunit 1-like isoform X3: protein MSSGGTVESGKPPKIGSIVEVTGKGQRGTVAYIGATLFASGKWVGVRLDEPKGKNDGTVQGKRYFPCEENHGIFVRQSQIHVVDDGSSATSPDTPESGAAKIPRQKDIPETPKTSKQTPMSVKKSSTRRSAKSSRESLSSGDVSEVGLSTHQGALGAPVIPQPVGTSIAAATPVPATSSKVEASISKQEEESLRAQVKDLDEKLETLKMKRTEDKAKLKELEKHKIQLEQLQEWKTKMQEQQTELQKQLKEAKREARDAQEAKDRYMEEMSDTADAIEMATLDKEMAEERAESLQVEVDTLKEKVEELSMDLEILRHEISEKGSDGAASSYHVKQLEEQNSRLKEALVRMRDLSASEKQEHVKLQKQMEKKNTEVETLRTQKEKLQEEVKHAEATIDELKEQVDAALGSEEMVETLTERNLDLEEKVRELRETVTDLEAINEMNDELQENARETEMELREQLDLSAAKVREADKRVEGAQETVADYQQTISKYRELTNRLQEANKDLMTQQSASTEQFQQPPAELFDFKIKFAETKAYAKAIEMELRKMEVAQLNRQVNLLTSFMPDSFLRHGGDHDCILVLLLIPRIICKAELISKQAQEKFDLNGNVAQGTALKGPPGEQRSFASGLVYSLSLLQATLHKYEQALSVCTVDVFKRMGTLYSEMSFHERSLDYFIDLLHKDQLDETVQVEPLTKAIKYYQQLYSVHLADHTEDCTVQLADHIKFVQSALDCMGVEVGRLRAFLAAGQDSSTLAALLNDLDTSCSDIKQFCKKVRRRMPGTDAVGAPAALHFGQPVSEVLTECRRQLTRVVAVLQEVAAAGAQMVAPLGDQEGLNALKLEDIACKVVEQVYGAHGLNGPDCLRQSCCAIIATMNKMATAMQEGEYDADKPQGKSPPVEMRAAIVRAEMTDAEGLGVKLEDRETVIKEFKKSLKIKGEELSEANVRLSLLEKKLDTSTKDADERVEKIQTKLDKNLDLLKKKEKEFEETMDALQADIDQLEAEKAELKQRLNNQSKMTIEGLRGMPASGIASVVQGPAGILSQSLSGPMQVVDSPLLRQQIEAQRLGIKRLKNENNRLKAEKMSAQLASLPPLCPAKLPQMSKESSTPPEGLNTDIYRRTDQLLATLLKMSAEVKVVDITGKTSVSASSQLLEQTARMQNFSDALAKLKGEVAEHVVSRQPGAKAISDFATFPVSSFVKAKEEKNGGTVFVGRIAIPCTRGQEQSHRLVLSQQQLQNVHRLIMA, encoded by the exons ATGAGCAGCGGGGGAACTGTGGAAAGTGGAAAACCTCCAAAG ATTGGTTCTATAGTAGAAGTGACAGGAAAGGGTCAGCGTGGCACTGTTGCCTACATTGGAGCGACCCTGTTTGCCTCTGGGAAATGGGTGGGTGTCAGACTTGATGAACCCAAAGGCAAGAATGACGGCACCGTCCAGGGAAAACGTTACTTTCCCTGTGAGGAAAACCATGGAATATTTGTCAGGCAGTCTCAG ATCCATGTTGTTGATGATGGCTCCAGTGCAACCTCTCCAGATACTCCTGAGTCTGGTGCTGCCAAGATCCCTAGACAGAAAG ATATTCCAGAGACTCCCAAAACATCCAAACAG ACACCAATGAGCGTTAAGAAG TCCTCAACCCGCCGCTCTGCCAAG TCTTCCCGTGAGAGTCTGTCGTCTGGCGATGTCAGCGAGGTGGGCCTGTCCACCCACCAGGGTGCACTGGGCGCTCCTGTTATCCCTCAGCCTGTTGGGACGTCCATAGCAGCAGCGACACCTGTTCCTGCTACTTCCAGCAAG GTGGAAGCTTCCATTTCCAAACAG GAGGAGGAGTCACTGCGGGCACAGGTCAAGGACTTGGATGAGAAGCTGGAGACGCTGAAGATGAAGCGCACAGAGGACAAGGCCAAACTGAAGGAGCTGGAGAAGCACAAGATCCAGCTTGAGCAACTTCAGGAGTGGAAGACCAAAATGCAGGAGCAGCAGACCGAGCTGCAGAAACAACTCAAAGAAGCCAAGAGG GAAGCACGTGATGCCCAGGAGGCAAAGGATCGCTACATGGAAGAGATGTCGGACACAGCAGATGCTATCGAAATGGCTACTCTAGACAAGGAGATGGCTGAAGAGCGAGCAGAGTCACTGCAGGTGGAGGTGGACACACTgaaggagaaagtagaggaactCTCTATGGACCTAGAGATCCTTCGACATGAGATTTCAGAGAAAG GCTCAGATGGTGCTGCCTCCAGTTACCATGTGAAACAGCTAGAGGAGCAGAACAGCAGGCTGAAGGAGGCCCTGGTCAG GATGCGCGACCTGTCTGCCTCTGAGAAACAGGAGCATGTGAAGCTGCAAAAGCAGATGGAGAAGAAGAACACAGAGGTGGAGACCCTAAGGACTCAGAAGGAAAAACTGCAGGAGGAGGTCAAACATGCCGAGGCCACAATTGATGAGCTTAAGGAACAG GTGGATGCCGCCCTGGGCTCCGAGGAGATGGTTGAGACGCTGACAGAGAGAAATCTTGACCTTGAGGAGAAAGTCAGAGAATTGAGAGAAACCGTGACTGATCTG GAGGCAATCAATGAAATGAATGACGAGCTTCAGGAGAATGCCAGAGAGACTGAAATGGAGCTGAGAGAGCAGTTGGACCTTAGTGCGGCAAAAGTCCGAGAGGCAGACAAAAGAGTGGAGGGTGCCCAGGAGACAGTGGCTGATTACCAGCAGACCATTAGCAAATACAGAGAGCTCACTAATAGACTACAG GAGGCCAACAAAGACCTGATGACTCAGCAGAGTGCAAGTACCGAACAATTTCAGCAACCCCCTGCAGAACTCTTTGACTTCAAGATTAAGTTTGCAGAAACAAAGGCGTACGCCAAG GCCATTGAGATGGAGCTGAGGAAAATGGAAGTGGCTCAGCTGAACCGCCAGGTTAACTTGCTAACCTCCTTCATGCCAGACTCCTTCCTCCGTCATGGTGGAGACCACGATTGCATACTGGTGCTCCTGCTCATACCCAGGATTATTTGCAAG GCTGAGCTAATCAGCAAACAGGCGCAGGAGAAGTTTGACTTGAACGGAAACGTGGCCCAAGGCACAGCGCTCAAAGGTCCTCCCGGAGAACAGCGTAGTTTCGCCTCAGGGTTGGTGTACTCTCTCAGTTTGCTGCAAGCCACCTTGCACAAATATGAGCA AGCTCTAAGTGTGTGTACAGTGGATGTTTTTAAGCGCATGGGTACGCTTTACTCTGAAATGAGCTTTCACGAGCGCTCTCTGGATTATTTCATCGACTTGCTGCACAAAGACCAACTAGATGAGACTGTTCAGGTGGAACCACTGACCAAGGCCATCAAATATTACCAG CAATTGTACAGTGTTCATCTGGCAGACCACACAGAGGACTGCACAGTGCAACTTGCGGACCACATTAAG TTTGTCCAGAGTGCCTTGGACTGTATGGGTGTGGAGGTAGGTCGTCTGAGAGCGTTCCTAGCAGCGGGTCAGGACAGCTCCACGCTGGCTGCTTTACTGAACGACCTAGACACTTCCTGCTCAGACATCAAGCAGTTCTGTAAGAAGGTCCGCCGTCGCATGCCTGGCACAGATGCTGTTGGAGCACCCGCCGCTCTCCATTTTGGACAACCG GTGTCTGAGGTGCTGACCGAGTGCAGACGGCAACTAACCCGTGTGGTCGCCGTGCTTCAGGAAGTGGCGGCAGCTGGAGCTCAGATGGTCGCCCCACTTGGCGATCAAGAAGGACTAAATGCTCTTAAATTAGAGGATATCGCATGCAAGGTTGTGGAGCAG GTGTATGGTGCTCATGGTCTTAATGGCCCTGACTGCCTACGACAGTCTTGTTGCGCTATTATCGCTACTATGAACAAGATGGCCACAGCCATGCAGGAAGGAGAGTATGACGCAGACAAACCCCAGGGAAAG AGTCCTCCAGTGGAAATGAGAGCAGCAATAGTCAGAGCTGAAATGACTGATGCTGAGGGACTTGGTGTTAAACTAGAAGACAGAGAAACGGTCATCAAGGAGTTTAAAAAGTCCCTCAAGATCAAG ggAGAAGAGCTTAGTGAGGCCAATGTTCGTCTGAGCCTCCTGGAGAAAAAGCTGGACACATCCACCAAGGACGCAGATGAACGTGTGGAGAAGATCCAAACTAAACTGGATAAGAACCTCGACTTgctgaaaaagaaagaaaa AGAATTTGAGGAGACGATGGATGCTCTCCAAGCTGACATCGACCAGCTGGAAGCGGAGAAGGCTGAGCTGAAACAGCGCCTCAATAATCAATCAAAGATGACCATAGAAGGCTTGCGGGGCATGCCTGCTTCTGGAATTGCCTCTGTTGTTCAAGGACCAGCAGGGA TTTTGTCCCAGTCACTATCAGGACCAATGCAAGTGGTGGACTCTCCTCTTCTTCGGCAGCAGATTGAAGCTCAAAGACTGGGAATTAAACGCCTCAAGAATGAAAACAACAGACTGAAG GCAGAGAAGATGAGCGCACAGCTGGCCTCCCTGCCCCCCCTCTGCCCTGCCAAACTGCCCCAGATGTCTAAAGAAAGCTCCACGCCACCAGAGGGGCTTAATACAGACATCTATCGCAGGACCGACCAGCTGCTTGCGACCCTTCTCAAGATGAGTGCAGAGGTCAAAGTAGTGGACATCACCGGGAAGACATCAG TCAGCGCGAGTTCCCAGCTGCTTGAGCAGACTGCTCGAATGCAGAACTTCAGCGATGCTCTGGCCAAACTGAAG GGTGAAGTAGCTGAGCATGTAGTGTCCCGTCAGCCAGGAGCTAAGGCAATTTCCGACTTTGCCACCTTCCCGGTCTCCTCATTTGTTAAG gccaaagaagaaaagaatggCGGAACAGTGTTTGTGGGCCGCATCGCCATTCCTTGCACTCGGGGACAAGAACAAAGCCACCGTCTGGTCCTGTCACAGCAGCAGTTGCAAAATGTGCACCGCCTCATCATGGCCTGA